In a genomic window of Epinephelus lanceolatus isolate andai-2023 chromosome 3, ASM4190304v1, whole genome shotgun sequence:
- the cd5 gene encoding CD5 molecule: MDLRTVLTFSSLLLLTAGADHKTLQQNSTTTPIHTVTDSPSKNCTCPSAAPAAPATPAPTPCRSEADLGLFIIKWTKCDGYVNLILPYPSNSSLTVCYRSKTSFESLLRDVCVNRKGCEDTKPDLVKGKIIQKNRYDITESEEKKGDSCEALKVRCKVENLPDVEGQLHAYKVVTALLCCILLILLLIRFTRPTVKALQKRLSDRRQNRWIGPTQSHSVSYHRGKSAVKNNDGEKRVSYPALERLAVSDSREPSSNRNSDYNF; the protein is encoded by the exons GAGCAGACCACAAAACACTTCAGCAAAACAGCACAACGACTCCCATCCACACTGTGACTGACAGCCCCAGCAAGAACTGTACCTGCCCCAGTGCTGCTCCAGCAGCCCCTGCTacccccgcccccacccccTGCCGCTCTGAAGCTGACCTGGGCCTCTTCATAATCAAATGGACCAAATGTGACGGATACGTTAACTTGATCCTCCCTTATCCCTCAAACTCCTCTTTGACTGTCTGTTACCGCAGTAAAACAAGCTTTGAGAGCCTCTTGAGAGACGTGTGTGTGAACCGTAAAGGTTGTGAAGACACCAAGCCAGATTTGGTCAAAGGGAAAATCATTCAGAAGAATCGTTATGACATCACAGAGAGTGAAGAAAAGAAAGGGGACAGCTGTGAGGCACTGAAGGTCCGATGCAAAG ttgAGAACCTCCCAGATGTAGAGGGGCAACTGCACGCCTACAAAGTGgtgacagctctgctctgctgcatTCTGCTGATCCTGTTACTCATCCGCTTCACCAGACCCACCGTCAAAGCCCTGCAGAAGAGAC TATCAGACAGGAGGCAGAATCGCTGGATCGGACCTACGCAGAGTCACAGTg TGTCTTATCATCGAGGAAAAAGTGCAGTTAAAAACAATGACGGAGAGAAGAGAGTGTCCTACcctg CTCTGGAGCGACTGGCAGTCAGTGACAGCAGAGAGCCTTCATCCAATAGGAACAGTGATTACAACTTCTGA